In the genome of Vibrio ziniensis, the window TTCTCTATCAGGGTCACCAGCGTGAATGATTTCACTGTGCTCTTTAATCAGTTTTTTGACAACGCTAAGCTGCTTACTGGCTGTTTTACGAGGTCTTAATTGCCACTGCTCAGGTATGATAGGCAGATCAGCTAAGTTCCATTTTTTGTAGCGCTCATCGTAAGCATCTGGCTCTACTTGTTCAAGCAAGTGTCCGATACACCAAGTCACCACATCGCCATTTGCACATCGAATAAAACCTTGATCTTTTTTATGCGGCTTTGGCAATGCATCGGCAATTGCTCGACCTAGACTCGGTTTCTCTGCGATGAATAATCGGCTCATAGTATTGTTATAAGTAGCGGAAAAATTAAGGCCACATTATCGAATGTGGCCTTAATAAATCAAGAAAAACTGTAAATTTAAACAGTATTACTCTTCGTTACTTGCAGAACGTGCTGCTGCTTCTTTGATTAGAGGTTGAAGTTCACCTTTTTGGAACATTTCCAAAATGATGTCACAACCGCCGATCAACTCACCTTCAACCCAAAGTTGTGGGAAAGTTGGCCATTGAGCATAAACAGGTAGTTCAGCACGAATGTCTGGGTTTTGTAGAATGTCTACATACGCAAATTTTTCACCACAAGCCATTAGAGCTTGTGCAGCTTGAGAAGAGAAACCACAGCTTGGCAGCTTAGGTGAGCCTTTCATGTACAGAAGGATCGCGTTTTCTTCAATTTGCTGTTTGATCTTATCGATGGTTTCCATTGCTTCCTCTTAATGGGGTTCGTACTTGATGACCCTCATTCTAAATCATTAAATAAGAATAAAAAGCACAATATAAGTATGGACTTTAAACTTACTCATCACCATATCATTCGAAATTATTAAAAGCTTAGCCTACTATTTTTGTGAGCTATCAGCCCAATGAGCTATGACGAATCTAGGCTCTGCGTTTAGTTCGTCTTAGTACATCTTGTTCGGATATAAAACACTTTTATTATGAATTGGGGTTTTAATAAAGTAAAAAGTTGCTAAAATACATATACCAATTTACTTGGGTAAATCAGTCAGTCGTACCGACGAAAACAAAAACGACATTGGAAGCAATCGAGAGAGTTCTCTCTCTTCACCTATATGGAGAATCGAGCAATGGCATTTGAACTACCAGCTCTTCCTTACGCAAAAGACGCACTAGAACCACATATCTCTGCAGAAACTCTTGAGTACCACTACGGTAAGCACCACAACACTTACGTTGTTAAGCTAAACGGCCTAGTACCAGGAACTGAATTCGAAGGCAAAACTCTAGAAGAGATCATCAAAACTTCTACTGGCGGTGTTTTCAACAACGCAGCTCAAGTTTGGAACCACACTTTCTACTGGCACTGTCTAGCGCCAAACGCAGGTGGCGAACCAACAGGCGCTGTTGCTGAAGCAATCAATGCAGCATTCGGTTCTTTCGCAGATTTCAAAGCAAAATTCACTGATTCATCAATCAACAACTTCGGTTCTTCTTGGACTTGGTTAGTGAAGAAAGCTGACGGTTCTCTAGCTATCGTTAACACTTCTAACGCAGCGACTCCAATCACAGAAGAAGGTGTAACTCCACTTCTAACTGTTGACCTATGGGAACACGCGTACTACATCGACTACCGTAACCTACGTCCAGACTACATGAACGGTTTCTGGGCTCTAGTTAACTGGGAATTCGTAGCCGCTAACCTAGCTAAATAATGGTTAATTGCCCTAACGGCGATTACAAAACACACAATCCTAAGCCTGCAGATTTGCAGGCTTTTTTTGTTTTTTTAGTTAAGTTAATAACTAAAGATTTTGCGTCCGTTGCCGTTATAAGTGCATCAAGCGGAGAGCAAAATGCAAGTACACACTTTAGATAAGGCAGGAATCATCAATGAACTGAACATAGGTTCAGGGATTTGTCACGCCGTCCATCAAGGACGACGTGCCGATTTTTCTTTGCTTGTTGCTCTCTTCTCAAACGATGTCAGGGATAACACGCCCGTTGAGCTTATTGAGCAACCTCAAACGACTGATGAACTTCTGAGGGAGCGTTTTGAGCTTGCTGCGCCACAATCTCTGCGCAATGACCAAAGCTCTTATGCTGTGTCCGCCCGGCAAGCTGAGCTCTTTCATCATGGTGGGCTGGCGAGTGCCAAACTCTGTCACTACCTGACTCCTGAAGTGCTGACCTACTTACCAGAAGATACTCAAGATCTGCCAGAAGATGTTTATCTCAACTTATCTGGGCATGAGCGACGGCATCTGGCGGTTAAGTCGCCGCCTAAGACACTGCCTTATGATCTCTACAATAAGCTCACTACCGCTTATCGTCACGATCAGCTACGTGCACAAACTTAGCTCTGAACTCAAATTTAGTGCGACGATTCTCATGGGATTACCACATTGTGTGAAACACAGCCCAAATTGGTAACGCGCAATCAAATCTAGACCTTTTATTTGAGTTCTTTCACACAAAGTGTCACATCCTTCGCCCATTCTTAATGTTCGAAAGTTGAGCAGAATAACTAAAGACACAGCAGAAGGTGCGCATTATGGAAATCAAAAGCGCCATTGTTTTAATTACATCAGCAAGCTCACAGTTAGGACGTACGCTAGCCACACATTTCACCTGCCTTGGTGCAACCGTCATTTTATGTGACAGTGATAAACAAGGTCTGTACGAAACTTATAGTCGCTGCAAAGAGCTGTCAAATCACGTTGATTGCTATCATCTTCGCGATTACTCGCCAGAGAGTTTGAATGGCATGTTCGATAATATTGAGTCGAGTTATCACACTGTGCCGGACGTTCTGATTAACAACTGGCCCTCATCCCCTATGCCTTCTTTAATTGACGAAAAGCCAACCGAGTTATTTATTCAAAACCTAGCTTTAATGGCTTCATCACTTTTTTCCTTTGGTCAGGCATGTACTGAGCGTATGCGCTACCACAATGTTAAAGGTGTTATTGTGAATGTTATTTCAATCAATGACAGCCACGACTTTTCCGGTATAGAAAATGCGACTTGTATGGTATCTGGATTTACCCAAAGTTGGGCAAAGGAACTCGTTCCGTTCAATATTAGAGTGGGAGGTGTGGTACCTATGATTTCTACAAGCAAACAAAAAGATCATTGGGCCGAGGTACAAGATGATCTCATTCGCAACACAGAATATATTGTCGCGAATGAGTATTTCAGTGGACGAGTGATGTCCGCATAATCACTAAAGAACCTAAAAGCCTTCTTCCAGATACGAGTCTAGATAATCTTCTTCGGCTTCATCAACTTTATCTGTGTTCTCAACTTCAGCGGTAAAGTCCCGACGCTGCAAATAAGCTGCTCGGCTAAATAAATAAGCATCTGGTGAACTTTCAAGCAAGGCTTCCTGATTAACTAAAGCTGCCCGTTTTTCCATCCCTTCAAGTGCCCATTTCCCCATCGAAGCCCAGAAATTTAAATAAGTAAGTGGAGCATATAACCCATCAACACTATCTCCGACTTCTCGGACAACATACGGACCATATCCTGGAATCATCAAATAAGGCCCTTTACCAACACCATAATGCCCTATTGCATCTCCGAAAGACTTTTCATCATGTTTAGTAATGCCCGCTTCAGAAGCAATATCAAATAAACCTAATAAGCCGAACGTCGAGTTTATCCAGAAGCGGTTAAAATGATCGACTGCTTTTGCACCATTTCCCATTAATATGTTATTCACCATACTTGACGGTTCGTCTAAATTTGATAAGACATTCGCAACACCGCGCCTTACAACAGTTGGGGTATATTGCACATAGGTGAGAGAAATAGGACGAGCAATATATGGGTCTAAATAATCATAATTTAGAGCCCACATAGCACGGTTAAAGCTTTCCAAAGGGTCATTAACATCATCTTGTGATACTTGATCATCAGGAACTGAACCACACCCACTCAAGGCAAGCAGTAGCCCTAAACTGACTACTAATGCAAATCGGTTCATCATTATAGTTTCCTTAATCAACTCACCGCAGGCTCACGTGTCGTAAGCCTGCATAATAATTATAAGGGAGCACACTAAAACTGCTGATTTATTTCAACTTTTATGCCACTGCCAAGCTCAGCGATATCACTTTCTCCGAACCAATCTCCCTCACGAGTTGCAACATTACCATCAGAATCTATCCGAACTCGTACTATCAGTGATTGTAAATCAGACAACTTGCGTCCCTGCATCATACTGTTTGAATCATCCAAAATAACCGTAAATGGGAAACTGCCTAATGGGTATCTTGCTGCTGCAATTGGCATCGGAGCGCCATCAGCAGAATGCACTGAGACAATCACAACACCTTGCTGAGGAAGTACTACCTCGTTACCTAGCGAAATGGTGACTGAAACAGCATGATCATCCAATGTTGCAGGTTCCATCTTGGCTTTCGCACTAGCAATACTACGTGACAACATTTCATAGCGAGCATCATTTGGTCCTACCATCTCTTGCATTGATTGCCAGTGTTCAATGGCCGTTGCAAAATCTTGGCGCTCAAAAGCATCAAAGGCTAGAAGCGAATACACTCGTAAATCAACATAGTCACCTTTCAACATTTTGTTGAGCAGTGAACGAGCACTTTGCTGATCCATCTGGTCATTAGAAAGCATCAAAGCCTGTGCATAGCCTAATTTTATGTCACCATCTTGAGGTTCAAGAGCGTAGGCTTTCTTCATTGAACCAATCGCCGTTTCCATATCACGATTAGCCAAACCAATACGACCTAACAATAACCAACCTGTCGAATCTTGCGGCTCATAATGCAAGCGTGTTCTTAGCGCTAGCGTTAAGTCTTCCATTTCTTTATCAGTCAGCTCAACGCCTTGAGGATTCATCAGCTTTTTTGACAATTCTGGAAGATTCTGGCTGATGTCTTGCCAGTGCTTCACTTTCTGATAGTTGCCAAACGTCGCATACAAACCGTAGCTCAACGCCACTACCAGAACCACTGAAGGTACGAGCACCATCATTGTCGATAAAGAACGCTCTTCCCCCTTACGAGGCACGTTTGGAATATCATCCAACAGAGATTGCTTAAGATCAGCGACTAACTCGTGCTGATCTTCGACTAAACCTTCATCCGCTTCGACAGCAAGTTCTGCTAAACGGTCTTTATAGAAAGCTTTATTGAGTTCATCACGTAACGCAGCATCGTTGTTAACTTTTGGTTTTAGTAAGGGAATAGCAACAAAGACACATGCAATGACGACAAGAATTAGCGTTAACACCCAAAATAAAGTCATTCTTGCTTGTCTCCATCTTTATCTTCTTCTAGTAAGGCTTTTAAACGTTGTTCTTTGCTCTCATCCCAATCAATCGCTTGAACATTTCTACTACGACGCTTGGTGCGGAAAATAATCATCGCTAAGCCAACAACCAGTACAGATATCGGTGCTAACCACAATATTGCCGTACTTGGGGTTAAGGGCGGGTTATAAGTAACAAAATTTCCATATCGAGCAATCATGTAATCAACGATTTCAT includes:
- a CDS encoding MlaA family lipoprotein, with product MMNRFALVVSLGLLLALSGCGSVPDDQVSQDDVNDPLESFNRAMWALNYDYLDPYIARPISLTYVQYTPTVVRRGVANVLSNLDEPSSMVNNILMGNGAKAVDHFNRFWINSTFGLLGLFDIASEAGITKHDEKSFGDAIGHYGVGKGPYLMIPGYGPYVVREVGDSVDGLYAPLTYLNFWASMGKWALEGMEKRAALVNQEALLESSPDAYLFSRAAYLQRRDFTAEVENTDKVDEAEEDYLDSYLEEGF
- a CDS encoding VC2046/SO_2500 family protein, translated to MQVHTLDKAGIINELNIGSGICHAVHQGRRADFSLLVALFSNDVRDNTPVELIEQPQTTDELLRERFELAAPQSLRNDQSSYAVSARQAELFHHGGLASAKLCHYLTPEVLTYLPEDTQDLPEDVYLNLSGHERRHLAVKSPPKTLPYDLYNKLTTAYRHDQLRAQT
- a CDS encoding cytochrome c-type biogenesis protein, producing MRAKLFALVSSVLLSFSVIAAIDVYDFDTQAQEAQFHELSNTLRCPKCQNNSIADSNAALAQDLRQKVYEMTKQGKSKDEIVDYMIARYGNFVTYNPPLTPSTAILWLAPISVLVVGLAMIIFRTKRRSRNVQAIDWDESKEQRLKALLEEDKDGDKQE
- the ccmI gene encoding c-type cytochrome biogenesis protein CcmI; this encodes MTLFWVLTLILVVIACVFVAIPLLKPKVNNDAALRDELNKAFYKDRLAELAVEADEGLVEDQHELVADLKQSLLDDIPNVPRKGEERSLSTMMVLVPSVVLVVALSYGLYATFGNYQKVKHWQDISQNLPELSKKLMNPQGVELTDKEMEDLTLALRTRLHYEPQDSTGWLLLGRIGLANRDMETAIGSMKKAYALEPQDGDIKLGYAQALMLSNDQMDQQSARSLLNKMLKGDYVDLRVYSLLAFDAFERQDFATAIEHWQSMQEMVGPNDARYEMLSRSIASAKAKMEPATLDDHAVSVTISLGNEVVLPQQGVVIVSVHSADGAPMPIAAARYPLGSFPFTVILDDSNSMMQGRKLSDLQSLIVRVRIDSDGNVATREGDWFGESDIAELGSGIKVEINQQF
- a CDS encoding SDR family oxidoreductase translates to MEIKSAIVLITSASSQLGRTLATHFTCLGATVILCDSDKQGLYETYSRCKELSNHVDCYHLRDYSPESLNGMFDNIESSYHTVPDVLINNWPSSPMPSLIDEKPTELFIQNLALMASSLFSFGQACTERMRYHNVKGVIVNVISINDSHDFSGIENATCMVSGFTQSWAKELVPFNIRVGGVVPMISTSKQKDHWAEVQDDLIRNTEYIVANEYFSGRVMSA
- a CDS encoding Grx4 family monothiol glutaredoxin; amino-acid sequence: METIDKIKQQIEENAILLYMKGSPKLPSCGFSSQAAQALMACGEKFAYVDILQNPDIRAELPVYAQWPTFPQLWVEGELIGGCDIILEMFQKGELQPLIKEAAARSASNEE
- the sodB gene encoding superoxide dismutase [Fe] codes for the protein MAFELPALPYAKDALEPHISAETLEYHYGKHHNTYVVKLNGLVPGTEFEGKTLEEIIKTSTGGVFNNAAQVWNHTFYWHCLAPNAGGEPTGAVAEAINAAFGSFADFKAKFTDSSINNFGSSWTWLVKKADGSLAIVNTSNAATPITEEGVTPLLTVDLWEHAYYIDYRNLRPDYMNGFWALVNWEFVAANLAK